The following is a genomic window from Chitinophaga caseinilytica.
CGTGAAATTCGTGGTAGGTGCAGACGGTTCGATCACGAATGTGGAAATCGCCGGAACGAATAAAGTAGGCGGCGGTTGTGAAGACGAAGCCATCCGTGTGATCAAAAAAATGCCGAAATGGAAGCCCGGCCGCCAGAACGGACAAAGCGTTCCCGTTTGGTTCAACCTGCCCATCCGTTTCAAGATCAACCAGTAATCCATTTTCGTTAACCCGGTTCCCCCGCACAGTGGCTCCTGCCGCTGCCCGGGGAAACCCTTTTTCTGCGGAATAACCGTATATTTGGGCCGCAAATTCATCCCCTATGCGTTACATCCCGCTTATCGCCATGTTCTTCGCCGCCGCCTGCAACAATGGCGGAGGCAAATCCGCCAACAACGCCGGCGCATACACGCTTACCGAACAATATCACCTCGATGCCGACAGCGTTACCCGCTTCGCCGCCCGGACAGACCTTCCCGCAGCGGAAGCCGACCGCCTTTTCCGCCAGGCCATCGATAAATACCGCAATAAAAAAGACCCCGCCGGCGCCTTGCCGCTCTTCCGTCAATCCATCCTCAAAGCCCCCCGCGCAGCGGCTTTCTTCGAATACGGTAACGCCCTGTCCGACCTGGGCAACGGGGATAAATCGCTCCAGTCGGACATGAGTACCCAACAAGCCCTCCAGGCATATCACATCGCGGACCTGCTGGGCTACAAACCCCTGTCCAAACTGCTGTACAACACCGCCTGCATTTACGCGAAAATGGAACAGGAAGACAGCGCCTTCCATTACCTCGTGTCAGCTATCGAATTCGGGTACACGAATACCGACCAGATCTACAAAGACCAGGACCTCGCCAAACTCCGCATGCACCGCTGGCGCTTCGATAACGAGATCACCACCGCCCTTTCCGGCGCCAGCGATCCCGACCGCCTCCTCTGGAAACTGTTCTCCCGCGAATTTCAGCCGCTCGAGCTACCCGTGGTATTCGATCTGAAGTATGGGGAAGACAAAACCTTCGACGACGTCACCTACGATTTCGAGAAATTCATCCCCGAAATGCGCGATGGCAAATTCTCGCGCGATGTAGGCAGCGAATTCTACTACATCGGCAGTGTGCAGTCCACCCCGCTTTACACCGTTGTGACCTATGCCGTGAAAGACGTGATGATGGATGAAGCCGCTCCTTTATGCTATTACCTCGCCAGTTTCGACCCCAACGGCAAACTGCTCGATAAACTGATCGTAGGCGGCCACCGCATTCTTGACGAGCCTTTCCGTGTGGGAAAAATCACGGCAAACGGTGATGTAGAAGTGAAGAAATTTGCGGTACGGTATGAGAAAGACCCCGCCACCAGCGGCTATGCGGAAAATAAAATGGAAGAAATGAACGAAGTGGGCGTGGATTATTTCGCCATTTCGGCAGACGGCCACATCACGCCGAAATCCGCTCCGCTCGCCATGAAGTAAACACCCGCCTGCGGATGAGATACTCTGCCAATATAAGGTTCAGCGTCCAGCTCAGCCACGCGATCCAGATGTAGGCCGCGCGGGGAGACACGGAAATATCCAGCACATCGATCATGTAAGCGTAAAACCGCAACGTGACCGCGGAAAGCGTGAGCGCGTAGCTGCGCGTCATCATATCCGCATGTTTTTTCCATTCTTTTCGATAGATGGCGTACATCGCGGCGATGGTAAACCCGATCCACAAAACGGCCAAAATCATAAAACTGACCTTCGCCCAAACGCCCCCGTTCGCATAATACCCCATTACCAGTCCGCTGGGCCCGCTCAACGCAATCACCGTTACCGCATACACGTACCCCGCCGCCCTGTGAACTTTCGGGAAACGTTGCAACAGGTAGCGGCTGAACTGGAACAGGCCCGCCACGAGCACCGCCGTGCTCACGAACACGTGTATATAGAAACTCCAGCGCCAATGATGTATTTTATACACCAGCTGTTTGGTAAAGAGGAAATCCACATACGGATCGAAGGAAATATAAGGCAAACTCAGCAGCACCATGAGCCACGACGCGTACAGAATGGCCACCACGGCTGCGATGCGGAGTATCAGCCTCATGGGAGCTGGTAGAAAGTGAAGCCTTCGCCGGTAAGGCTGTCCGGATAGCTGCCGCCGTCTGCGTCTGCCGACATGTACATCACGAACTGGCTGCCATTTTTACCGAAATGGGCGTTGTTTTTCCAGCTTACGTTGAAAGTATCCTTGTTCCGCGACCAGGTGCCGCGCACGATTTCCACCTGGCCGGTAGAAATACTGTCGGCCGGATAGTACTCCAGCTTGCATGAACCGTCTTCAAGAAACTGGATATTGGCGTTTTCGTTAGCCATGTATACTTCGTGATGGTCGCTGTTGATCTGTTTGAGGGTGAACTTTTTGGCGGATGCGGAATCCTTGTTCAGGGGGCTCCAGGTGCCTTCCATGGTTTGGCGGTCTTTGGACAGGTGAATTTCGAACACACCGTCGTACACATGGTCTCCCGGTTCTTCGAGCCGGATCTTCCAGCCGTTGGCGCTTTCCGACATCTGGCCGTGGAGGTTGCGGCGAAGGCCTTTATGGGTGTTGTATCCCGCGATATTGTTGCCGCGGGCGAAGTTGATGCTGATATAAATGGGGCTTCCGCCGAAATCGCCGGTATAAATACCCGTGGGGCTGAAGCTCGGCGGAGGGGCGGAATCGGTTTTGACTACACCGGAATCGGTACCGGATGTTGTGCCGCTGCTGTTACAGGCGGCTGCCGCGATGCTCAGGGCGAGCAGGGAGCAGATGTATTTCAAAGGGTTGAATTTAGGTTGTAAATATACTATTTTTAAACATGCGTCTATTCTCCAAACCCATGCGCGCCGCCGCTGCGGCGCTCCTCCTCCTCACCGGCGCAGCCGCAGCACTGTCCGCCGCGCGCCCGTTCCGTCCCAAACCCGTTGTCATCGCTTATGTGGGCGGTTTTCGCGGATTGATCCCCGATCCTGCATCCATCGCCGTGGAAAAGCTTACGCACATCAACTACGCGTTCGTGGACGTGCAGCGCGGCGAAGCCTGGCTCACCAATCTCGCTACGGACACGGTCAATTTCCGGCACCTCAACGCCCTCAAATCCCGCAATCCCGACCTTAAAATCCTCATCTCCATCGGCGGCTGGTCGTGGAGCGAGAACTTTTCCGACGCCGTGCTCACCGACGCCGGCCGGAAATTGTTCGCCCACACATCTGTGGATATTATCCGCAAGTACGGGCTGGACGGGGTAGACATCGACTGGGAATATCCCGGCGTTGCCGGGGAAGAGGGGAACGTGTTCCGGCCCGAAGACAAGCAAAATTATACCCTGATGTTCCAGGCCATCCGCGCCTCGCTCGATTCCCTGGAAAAGGAAACCGGCGTCAAAAAACTGCTCACCACAGCGGTGGGTGGCGGTAAGTATTTCGTGGAGCATACCGAAATGGCCGAAGCCGCGAAGTACCTGGATTTCGTGAACATCATGTCTTACGACTACAAAACCAATCCCAACGGCATCGCCGGCCACCATACCAACCTGTTCGGGTCTACGGATAACCCGGAGGAGTCGTCGGCCCACCGGTCTGTCGGGCTTTTCCTCGACGCGGGCGTTCCGGCGGAAAAGATCGTAATGGGCATCGCTTTTTACGGCCGCGGATGGAAAGTGGGGAGCGATACCGCCCGCGGACTGAACCGTAAGGCTACCGGCGGGTACCGGGGCGGCGGGTATGCTTTTATCAAAGACAGCCTGCCCGCCAAAGGATTCGAGCGGCATTGGGATAAACGGGCCAAAGCGCCTTATCTTTGGCACCCCGGGCAGCAGGTGTTCATTTCGTTCGACGATGAACGTTCGGTGAAGGAGAAATGCCGCTACGTGAAAAAGCACGACCTCGCCGGCGTGATGTTCTGGGAATATTCCAGCGATCCGAAAGGGTATTTGCTGGACGCGATCAACAAAGCTTTTTAAACGCTAAGACTACCGCGCCACAGCGGGGAAATCTCAACTATATGCGATACAGACTTACATTTTTATTCCTTGTATTATCCTGCGCCGCCATGGCGCAGTTCCCGGCAAAGGGCTTGCAGCTCCGCTGGGAAGTGGTGGAAAACGGGTACCAGGGGAAAGCGCAGACCTTGTCGACCTTCACGCTGGTGAACCGTACCAAACAAGCGTTCCCGGCCGGCGGTTGGACGATCTATTTCAACTTCATCCGTTTCGTGACGCCCGGCGAAGTAGCGCCGGGGATCGTTGCGGGGCATGTGAACGGGGATTTGTTCCGGTTTACGCCTTCGGCGGGATTCGGGGGACTGAAGCCCGGGGATTCGGTGAAGCTGAACATCGTTTCTTCCGCCTGGGTGACGCATTTTACCGATGCGCCGACGGGCCCGTACATCGTTTGGGATACCGATCCCGCGAAAGGGCAATCCATCGCCGACTTCGCTGTGGTCCCTTCTTCCAGCGATAAACAATTGCGCCGTACGGCCAGCGAAACGAAAGTGCAGACTTCTCCGGAAGATGTGTACCGCCGCAACGAGGCGCTCCGTTTGCTGCCGGCTTCCGAGTTGCCGAAGATTTTACCGACGCCCGCATCTGTTGTGGAATCCGGGGCAACCGTTGTGCTCGATCCGAAAGAGGGGATCATGTACGAGCCGGAGTTCCGCGCCGAGGCCGATTACCTGGCGCTGCTGATGGGCAACGTTTTCGGGAAACCGGTGCTCACGGCACAGGGCACCACCGGGAAGGCGGCGGTCCGCCTCATGAAAGACGCATCCATCAAAGGGAAAGAAGCCTATCGCCTCGAAACCGATCAGCAGGGCGTGCGCATCTTCGCAGGAACGAGCACCGGGATTTTTTACGGGATACAATCCCTCCGCCAGCTGCTCCCGCTCACCGCCAAAGGAACGGCCACGCTGCCGGCGGTACTCGTGAAAGACGAGCCCCGCTTCGCTTTCCGCTCTTTCAGCCTCGACGTGGCGCGCAACTTCCACTCCAAAGCCCAGGTGCTGCGGATGCTGGACGTGATGTCGGTATATAAAGTGAATACGTTGCACCTGCACATGAGCGACGACGAAGGATGGCGCGTGGAAATCGCCGGACTGCCCGAACTGACGCAGGTGGGCGGCCGCCGCGGCCATACGCTCGACGAGATGGAATGCATCCAGCCGTCGTACGGTTCCGGCCCCGATGTGAACAACGCCACCGGCACCGGCTGGTATAGCCGCGCGGATTACATCGAGATCCTCCGGTACGCGAACGCCCGTCATATCAAAGTGGTCCCCGAAGTCGAAATGCCCGGCCACGGCCGCGCCGCTATCAAGGCTATGGACGCCCGTTCGGCGAAGCTCACCAAAGCCGGCGATCCCAACGCCAACGAATACCGTCTCAGCGATCCGGAAGATAAAAGCCAATACCGCTCCGTGCAGGAATGGAAGGACAACGTGATGAATCCCGCCCTTCCTTCCACCTACAAATTCATCGAAAAAGTAACGGCCGAACTGGCAGCGATGCATCGCGAAGCCGGCGTTCCCCTCGATATTATCCACATGGGCGGCGACGAAACGCCCGGCGGCGTGTGGGAAAAATCCCCCGCCTGCCAGAAACTGCTGGCCGAAAGCGCGGAACTGAATAATGTAGACGATCTCTGGATTTATTTCTACGATAAGGTGGCCCAGATCGTGAACAAACAAGGAATGCAGCTCTACGGCTGGGAAGAAGCCGGGATGCGCCGCACGAAGCGCGACGGACAGGGCCTCATGATCGTGAACCCCGTGTTCGGCAACCGCAACTTCCAGGTGGATGTCTGGAATAACGTAATGGGCGGCGGGATGGAAGACCTGAGCTACCGGCTGGCGAACGGCGGGTATAAAGTGGTACTTTCCGGCGTGGCGAATTATTATTTCGACATGGCCTATGCGCGCGATTACGACGAGCCCGGATTTTACTGGGGCGGATATGTCGACATCGATAAACCCTTCTACTTCATTCCCCTCGATCTCTACAAGAACGCGAAAGAAGACGACGCCGGCAATCCGCTGCCTGCTTCTACATTTGTGGGGAAAGACCGGTTGACGGAATACGGAGCGTCGAACATCGTTGGCATCCAATCCGCACTGTGGAGCGAAACGGTGAAATCCCCCCAGCGGGTGGAATATATGGTGCTGCCCAAACTCCTCGGCATGGCGGAACGCGCCTGGGCGCCCGACCCTTCCTGGACGCAGGACCTTGGCCAATACAACGAAGCGTGGAATAAATTCGCCAATGTGGTGGGGCAACGCGAAATCCCGCGCCTCGCTACGCTCAACGGCGGTTACAACTACCGGATCCCCACCGCCGGCGTGAAAAATGATAACGGGAAAGTTTTAACCAACGTACAACTTCCAGGACTGATCGTTCGTTATACTACCGACGGAAAGGAGCCTTCCGCTAAAAGTCCCGCGTGGAGCGGCCCGATAGATGCGAAAGGGACCCTTCGGTTCCGGGTGTTCGATCAAACCGGAAGAGGCGGCAGGACCGTGACGGTACAATATTGATATTCAATCATTAAGCTTTCCATAAGGAAGGGTACTGAACGGATCGGTGCCCTTCCTTTTTTTGCACCGCCATGCATATTGGTTAAAAATTTGTATTGTTGTTACAGATCAATTGCAATTATTGAAGCGGTTGGGTAAAATAAGCCTGTTAGCTATCCTTAGCTGTTACCTGTTCATATGCTGTTGTCCGGTGAACGCCAATGCGCAATCGGATACGATCCCGGCCGCGCACAAGAAACGCTGGTTCACGAAGTTCAACAACTACGTGGATTCGTTGAAAAGCCGGCGTTTCCGGGATTCCGTACTGAAAGACATTTCCCGGCACAACGATCCTCCCCCGATCGAGGACGACGGCCGGATGACCAGGTCTGAGCAGGGATTTTTGCCGCATACCGGCAGAACGGTCCGCCGTGTCCATTTCCGGAAAGTAAAAGTGTTCGGGCCACGGAGCATCAACGATACCGCTTTTACCACCAGCATGAAGCTCATCCATCTCGCCAACAAACTGCATTTCGATTCGCAGGAATGGGCGATCCGGCAAATGCTCTTTTTCCGGCCCGGCGATACCGTGAACGCCTATGCGTTCGCCGACAACGAACGGTATCTCCGTAACCGCCCCTTCCTCCAGGACGCCCGCATCATCACCCTCGAAACCGCCAGCCAGGATACGGTAGACGTGCTCGTGATCACCAAAGACGTGTTCGAATACGGCTTCGACCTGCGCGAGCTGGCGCCCAGCGGCGTGGGGGCTAAAATATCCAACGACAATCTCTTCGGTGCCGCGCAGGGCGTTCAGTTCGGGTTCCGGTGGAAAAGCAGTTACTCCCGGCCATGGGGCACCGAAGCCCGCTACACGAAATACAACCTGCTCGGCAGTTTTATCGACGTTTCCGTCGGGTATACCCATCTCAACACCAATTCACAGCTCGATACCGGCGTGTACGAAGGGTCGTACTACATCCGCCTGGAACGGCCGCTGTACCGGTCTTCCGCCAAAATCACGGGCGGGATTTCGCTGGCGAAAAACTACAGCATCCGCGTGTGGGGCGAGCCGGATTCCCTCTGGCGGAATTATTCCTATAAACTGGTCGACGTCTGGTCGGGCTGGAACTTCCGTAACCGGTTCGGGTCTGACGGGCATTTCGACGATAAACCCAACGTGGCATTGCTTTTCCGGTACTCGAACGTGGCGTTCGACGAGAAGCCGGTGCAGGAAAAATACGATGAAGACCCGCTTTACAACGACCGCCATTATTACCTCGGCCAGATCGCCGTATTCAAGCAGGACTTCTTCAAAAGCCAACGGTTCTTCGGGTTCGGGCGAACGGAGGATATTCCCTACGGCTATTCCGCGGCGCTGTCTGTTGGCCGGGAGAACTGGATGGACAGGCGGCGGTTGTACACGGCCATCGAGGGGCAGAAATACTGGCCCACGCTGCATAACGGGCTGCTGAGCGTGAACCTGGGCGTGGGGGGCTTCTGGCAGGGCAGTACCTCGGAAGACCTGGTGATCCATTCCAATGTGAGTTATTTCAGCCGGTTGATGCAGCTCGGGAAGAAGTGGTATTTCCGCGAATTCGTGTATCTCGATTATCTCGGCACGCCCAATAATTTCTTTTATCGCCCGCTGAGCCTGAACCGTGACTTCGGTACGGGATTCTGGGGATGGCGGCGCTCGAAGATGAACGGTTACCACCGGTTGTTGCTACGGTCGGAAAGTATTTTGTACAGCCCGTGGAAAGTGTATGGGTTCAAATTCAATTTCGTGGGAACGGTGGAAGCGGGACAGGTGTCGTGGAAGAACAATTATTTGCTGAAGAACCCCGTGTACCCGGGGTTCGGGCTGGCGGTGCGGATCAAGAACGAAAACCTTTCGCTCAATACGCTGCAGATGAGCGCGGCGTACTATCCCAGGAAAACGCCCGGTGTGAACAACCTCTTTTTCGAAATAACGACCATCGTCGATTTCCGGTTCGACATTTACGGCCTGAAGGCGCCCGCCTTTTTGAGGTTTCAATAGGATAACACGCACCGGTAGAAATTTTTTGTATGTTAGTGCGAACAAATACGCTGCCGCCCGACGCGGCCCGGAAATCATTTCATACACCCTTACAAAACCATCCATGGGAAAATTCGTAATGTTGAGCCTGGCCCTGCTTATCTTGTGCGGTGCCTTTCAGATCGGCGGCCGTGGCCGTCAGCAGGCGCTGGCGGCGGTTACTGCGGAGCATGGCCAGCAGGTAGCGGCGCGGAGCGTGGAAAGCGTGAAGGAAGGGGGGATTTCGTGGATGGACATTCCGGGATGGGCGGGTACGTTTTTTTACGTACTGGGTTATGTGCTGCTGACGATGGGCAAGATCAAATCCGACCAGAAAATATACCATTGGCTGAACGCGCTCGGTGCGTTGGGCCTGATCGCCAATGCGCTCTACCTGAGCGATTACCCCAGTTTCGTCGTCAATTTCATATGGCTGGTGATAGCCCTGGGTGCCATTGTGTGGCTGCTCGTGCGCAGGCGGCGCGCCGTCAGCAAAGCACGTTGAGCGCGTGTTTTTTGTATACGGCCAGCCTCCGGTCGTATTCCGCCTTATCGTCTACCAGCGACAGGTAATAATAGGCGCCGTCTACCAATACGAAAATGATATCGGCCGCGGCCACGGGGTCTTTTACGGCGAGGGATTTCGATTCGTTGCAGGCCGCGATCATTTCGGCGAGGCGCTGGCGGAGGGAATCGAGCAGGTGCTTGTACCGCTGCCGGATGGTTTTGTTGCGGAACGCGAGGGAATAGAGGGAATAGGAAGTGCCGTCGTCGAACAGGGAATTCCATTTTTTGGAAAAGATGTTATCCAGCACTTGATCGAGCGCATCGCGGGGGCCTTCGGCGTCTTTGACGTCGAAAATATGGAGCCAGCGGTCGAGGATGAATTCCACGAGGCCGTAGACAAGGTGCTCCCGCGAGCGGAAGTAGTGCATGATGAGGCTCGGATTGATCTGGATACTTTCCGCTATTTTTTGAATGGATGCGTTTTCCAGCCCGTCTTTCTTGACAATCTTATAGAACGCCTTGATGATCTCTTTCTGCCGGGGCTCTTTTAAACTCTTTCTTCCCATTTGTTCGCAAAAACTGGTGATTAGGTTGGATGTAAATCTAGCGGTTAGCCGGGATATTATCGACTAATTCCCCCAAAATCCCTTAAGATTTAACGTTTCTGTGCAAGCTGCCGCCATGAAGGGAAATAAATTAATTGAATGGTCATTCAATATATTTTTTTATTTCGATTTCAATTTTATATTTGTAGGAACGATGTGTATGTTACATAACCGTTATCAATCAGAATGGATATTTTATTGAATGAACATTCAATCTATATTTGTCCCCGGGAAATTATTTAGACAGGAACGAAAAGCCCGCCGGCACTACAGCGGGTTGTGACGATAAGCATTACGATAGAATAATTAGGTCAACTTTTTAAAACAAGCC
Proteins encoded in this region:
- a CDS encoding TPR end-of-group domain-containing protein; amino-acid sequence: MRYIPLIAMFFAAACNNGGGKSANNAGAYTLTEQYHLDADSVTRFAARTDLPAAEADRLFRQAIDKYRNKKDPAGALPLFRQSILKAPRAAAFFEYGNALSDLGNGDKSLQSDMSTQQALQAYHIADLLGYKPLSKLLYNTACIYAKMEQEDSAFHYLVSAIEFGYTNTDQIYKDQDLAKLRMHRWRFDNEITTALSGASDPDRLLWKLFSREFQPLELPVVFDLKYGEDKTFDDVTYDFEKFIPEMRDGKFSRDVGSEFYYIGSVQSTPLYTVVTYAVKDVMMDEAAPLCYYLASFDPNGKLLDKLIVGGHRILDEPFRVGKITANGDVEVKKFAVRYEKDPATSGYAENKMEEMNEVGVDYFAISADGHITPKSAPLAMK
- a CDS encoding DUF2306 domain-containing protein is translated as MRLILRIAAVVAILYASWLMVLLSLPYISFDPYVDFLFTKQLVYKIHHWRWSFYIHVFVSTAVLVAGLFQFSRYLLQRFPKVHRAAGYVYAVTVIALSGPSGLVMGYYANGGVWAKVSFMILAVLWIGFTIAAMYAIYRKEWKKHADMMTRSYALTLSAVTLRFYAYMIDVLDISVSPRAAYIWIAWLSWTLNLILAEYLIRRRVFTSWRAERISA
- a CDS encoding glycoside hydrolase family 18 protein — translated: MRLFSKPMRAAAAALLLLTGAAAALSAARPFRPKPVVIAYVGGFRGLIPDPASIAVEKLTHINYAFVDVQRGEAWLTNLATDTVNFRHLNALKSRNPDLKILISIGGWSWSENFSDAVLTDAGRKLFAHTSVDIIRKYGLDGVDIDWEYPGVAGEEGNVFRPEDKQNYTLMFQAIRASLDSLEKETGVKKLLTTAVGGGKYFVEHTEMAEAAKYLDFVNIMSYDYKTNPNGIAGHHTNLFGSTDNPEESSAHRSVGLFLDAGVPAEKIVMGIAFYGRGWKVGSDTARGLNRKATGGYRGGGYAFIKDSLPAKGFERHWDKRAKAPYLWHPGQQVFISFDDERSVKEKCRYVKKHDLAGVMFWEYSSDPKGYLLDAINKAF
- a CDS encoding family 20 glycosylhydrolase, with product MRYRLTFLFLVLSCAAMAQFPAKGLQLRWEVVENGYQGKAQTLSTFTLVNRTKQAFPAGGWTIYFNFIRFVTPGEVAPGIVAGHVNGDLFRFTPSAGFGGLKPGDSVKLNIVSSAWVTHFTDAPTGPYIVWDTDPAKGQSIADFAVVPSSSDKQLRRTASETKVQTSPEDVYRRNEALRLLPASELPKILPTPASVVESGATVVLDPKEGIMYEPEFRAEADYLALLMGNVFGKPVLTAQGTTGKAAVRLMKDASIKGKEAYRLETDQQGVRIFAGTSTGIFYGIQSLRQLLPLTAKGTATLPAVLVKDEPRFAFRSFSLDVARNFHSKAQVLRMLDVMSVYKVNTLHLHMSDDEGWRVEIAGLPELTQVGGRRGHTLDEMECIQPSYGSGPDVNNATGTGWYSRADYIEILRYANARHIKVVPEVEMPGHGRAAIKAMDARSAKLTKAGDPNANEYRLSDPEDKSQYRSVQEWKDNVMNPALPSTYKFIEKVTAELAAMHREAGVPLDIIHMGGDETPGGVWEKSPACQKLLAESAELNNVDDLWIYFYDKVAQIVNKQGMQLYGWEEAGMRRTKRDGQGLMIVNPVFGNRNFQVDVWNNVMGGGMEDLSYRLANGGYKVVLSGVANYYFDMAYARDYDEPGFYWGGYVDIDKPFYFIPLDLYKNAKEDDAGNPLPASTFVGKDRLTEYGASNIVGIQSALWSETVKSPQRVEYMVLPKLLGMAERAWAPDPSWTQDLGQYNEAWNKFANVVGQREIPRLATLNGGYNYRIPTAGVKNDNGKVLTNVQLPGLIVRYTTDGKEPSAKSPAWSGPIDAKGTLRFRVFDQTGRGGRTVTVQY
- a CDS encoding CBU_0592 family membrane protein, with translation MGKFVMLSLALLILCGAFQIGGRGRQQALAAVTAEHGQQVAARSVESVKEGGISWMDIPGWAGTFFYVLGYVLLTMGKIKSDQKIYHWLNALGALGLIANALYLSDYPSFVVNFIWLVIALGAIVWLLVRRRRAVSKAR
- a CDS encoding TetR family transcriptional regulator yields the protein MGRKSLKEPRQKEIIKAFYKIVKKDGLENASIQKIAESIQINPSLIMHYFRSREHLVYGLVEFILDRWLHIFDVKDAEGPRDALDQVLDNIFSKKWNSLFDDGTSYSLYSLAFRNKTIRQRYKHLLDSLRQRLAEMIAACNESKSLAVKDPVAAADIIFVLVDGAYYYLSLVDDKAEYDRRLAVYKKHALNVLC